The Lonsdalea populi genome window below encodes:
- the nudK gene encoding GDP-mannose pyrophosphatase NudK, with the protein MTSSITIIKQKLLSDQWFVLNKYIYDFKRKNGEVVRQIREVYDRGNGATILLYNREKGSVVLTRQFRLPTYLNGNESGMLLEACAGMLDDHSPEDCVRNEAIEETGYAVRDVEKLFEAYMSPGGVTEIIHFFAAQYDDSLRDNRGGGIDDEDIEVVELPFTEAVAMMKDGRIKDAKTIMLLQYAQIQGWFVKS; encoded by the coding sequence ATGACGTCATCGATCACCATCATTAAACAGAAATTGCTGTCAGACCAGTGGTTCGTGCTGAATAAATATATTTATGATTTTAAAAGAAAAAATGGCGAAGTCGTTCGGCAGATCCGCGAGGTCTATGACCGGGGAAATGGGGCAACGATTCTGTTGTACAACCGAGAAAAAGGCAGTGTGGTCCTAACGCGTCAATTTCGTTTGCCGACATACTTAAACGGCAATGAGAGTGGGATGCTGCTGGAAGCCTGCGCCGGAATGCTGGACGATCACTCTCCTGAAGACTGCGTAAGAAACGAAGCCATAGAAGAGACAGGCTACGCCGTCAGAGACGTCGAAAAACTGTTTGAAGCCTATATGTCGCCGGGCGGCGTGACTGAAATCATCCACTTTTTTGCCGCGCAATACGATGATTCCTTGCGGGATAACCGTGGCGGCGGGATTGACGATGAAGATATCGAAGTGGTTGAACTGCCCTTTACCGAGGCTGTCGCCATGATGAAGGACGGGCGAATCAAAGACGCCAAGACCATCATGCTCTTGCAGTACGCCCAGATCCAGGGCTGGTTCGTCAAATCGTAG
- a CDS encoding LysR family transcriptional regulator: MNSNSLRLFKAVAESGSVKEASKRLHCVSSNVTTRLKRLEARLNVCLFRRERNRLYITPEGEYLLGYANKILALIDEAERNLQAQNPSGPLRLGSMETTAAIRLPSLLSSFSRNTPLVELSLETHPTRQLVEAVLNGKLDIAFVADYEHLPRGLLGNVPVWRETLVLVTRKDHPGVLTVADLQIKKPLALGVGCNYRYRFEQWLSLQGVVGPGPQEFGSFQAILGCVASGMGISLLPESVVSQYTQSFDIRCHAIDPAIGEVDTLMIWLKSRESGRGVTAFRQFVIKHSSAHDK, translated from the coding sequence ATGAACAGTAACTCACTGCGCCTCTTCAAAGCCGTAGCTGAAAGCGGCTCTGTCAAAGAGGCGTCAAAGCGATTGCATTGTGTTTCGTCAAACGTCACTACCCGGCTCAAGCGGTTGGAGGCCAGACTCAATGTTTGTCTGTTCAGACGCGAGAGAAATCGCCTCTATATCACGCCGGAGGGAGAATATTTATTGGGATACGCCAATAAGATCCTGGCGTTGATAGACGAAGCGGAGAGAAACTTGCAAGCTCAGAACCCCTCTGGTCCGCTACGCCTCGGTTCAATGGAGACCACGGCGGCCATCCGCTTACCTTCCTTGCTGTCTTCTTTTAGTCGAAACACACCGCTGGTGGAGTTGAGCCTTGAAACCCACCCGACGCGTCAACTGGTTGAGGCCGTGCTTAATGGCAAACTGGATATTGCGTTTGTCGCCGACTATGAACATTTGCCGCGTGGTTTGCTGGGGAACGTTCCTGTATGGCGGGAAACGCTGGTGCTGGTGACGCGGAAAGATCACCCCGGCGTTTTGACCGTGGCCGATCTGCAGATCAAAAAGCCGCTGGCACTTGGGGTTGGCTGTAACTATCGCTATCGCTTCGAGCAGTGGCTCAGTCTACAGGGGGTCGTAGGGCCGGGGCCGCAGGAGTTTGGGTCTTTTCAGGCCATTCTTGGCTGTGTAGCGTCGGGGATGGGGATCTCGCTCTTGCCGGAAAGCGTGGTCAGCCAGTATACGCAGAGTTTCGATATTCGTTGTCATGCTATCGATCCTGCGATTGGTGAAGTCGACACTCTGATGATTTGGCTCAAGAGTCGTGAGTCGGGGAGGGGGGTAACCGCCTTCAGGCAGTTTGTGATAAAGCACAGTTCGGCGCATGATAAATAA
- a CDS encoding MFS transporter translates to MMILALGMGIGRFLFTPMLPVMLSENLFTFNQLSYLASANYAGYLAGSLLFTFSRLIPPARTRATLFATAITTAALTFAMALTTHFPLTLVIRFAAGVASAGTMIFGSLNMMRLTHNFGAIAALYAGVGVGIILGNEYVVAGQRYALDAETLWGGAGLLSTLLLLGMWLLTPQRSTASVGVAPTPVKQENILWWQLALLYGLAGFGYIIIATYLPLMAKTLAFPLLASHLWSLVGLGIVPGCFIWLWAASRWGTLQCLTANLFLQGVCVLMTLLSDSPMLLIISSLGFGATFMGTTSLVMPLAKRIRVPRHINLLGLVTLTYGIGQIAGPLLANALKSSPHAVVSAIVCGAVSLFIASGISCFTTGNR, encoded by the coding sequence ATGATGATTTTGGCTTTAGGAATGGGGATCGGACGTTTTCTTTTCACCCCCATGTTGCCGGTCATGCTGAGCGAGAACCTGTTTACCTTCAATCAGCTTTCGTATCTTGCCAGCGCCAATTATGCGGGATATCTGGCCGGTAGCCTGCTGTTCACTTTCAGCCGCCTCATTCCCCCCGCGCGCACCCGCGCGACGCTGTTTGCCACCGCCATTACAACCGCCGCGCTGACTTTCGCTATGGCGCTTACCACTCACTTTCCCCTGACGCTGGTGATTCGTTTCGCCGCTGGTGTCGCCAGCGCGGGTACGATGATTTTCGGTTCATTGAACATGATGCGCCTCACGCATAATTTTGGGGCTATCGCTGCGCTCTATGCGGGCGTTGGCGTAGGGATCATCTTGGGGAATGAGTATGTCGTCGCCGGTCAGCGCTACGCGCTGGACGCCGAGACGCTATGGGGGGGAGCAGGCCTGCTGTCCACCCTGCTGTTACTGGGGATGTGGCTGCTAACCCCCCAACGTTCTACGGCGTCTGTCGGCGTCGCGCCCACGCCGGTCAAACAGGAAAACATTCTCTGGTGGCAGTTGGCGCTGCTCTATGGGCTCGCCGGCTTCGGTTACATCATCATTGCCACCTATCTGCCGCTGATGGCCAAAACACTGGCATTCCCGCTTCTTGCCAGCCACCTGTGGTCGCTGGTCGGTCTAGGCATCGTTCCCGGCTGCTTCATCTGGCTATGGGCTGCGAGCCGTTGGGGAACGCTGCAATGTCTGACGGCGAATCTTTTCCTACAGGGAGTTTGCGTCCTGATGACCTTGCTAAGCGACTCGCCCATGCTGTTAATCATCAGCAGCCTCGGTTTCGGCGCAACGTTTATGGGCACGACTTCGCTGGTGATGCCGTTAGCCAAACGCATTCGCGTTCCGCGACATATCAATCTGCTTGGGCTGGTCACGCTGACTTACGGCATCGGACAAATCGCCGGTCCTTTACTGGCCAATGCGTTGAAATCCAGTCCTCATGCGGTCGTTTCCGCCATTGTATGCGGTGCCGTCTCGCTATTTATCGCATCTGGAATAAGTTGTTTCACCACAGGAAATCGTTAA
- a CDS encoding FAD/NAD(P)-binding protein, protein MARTTVAIVGMGPRGLSILERLITLYDHSPHPEGMEILLVDPNEIGTGAHSPQQPDHLLVNTVASQITLFGDESVKNSGPIRQGLNFFEWARANGYRNKNGAEIQENDYLPRRLLGKYLVWGYHEITRSLPHDLVISHRPYRAANMTVQNNGKTTIALQSGTCVTADFVFITTGHGHNMLSIDDHVLLQFVAANRTHNPHLQYFSTTYPTTMLDDISPQSRVLIQGTGLTAYDVLSQLTYGRGGVFTEEEGRLRYTPSGREPAVALFSRQALPFSSRGRNQKGVGGQYHPAFITLTALDELRQQNLRDTGSSKLDFEKQVLPLLVKEMCYVYRSTLEKHWPDAANYQEDPADRQSILTLFYPHHGKSFASLQDYTEFFMAHLIDDLHAAEQGNIEGAVKAATDVIRDARDILRNAIDFGGLTGESHQRLLEHYAPIFNRIAVGPPLERNRELLALMEAGVVKLAGGLRQHCCSMPNRAVSRLKARLPIRTAGRNSMY, encoded by the coding sequence ATGGCTCGAACTACCGTCGCAATAGTGGGCATGGGCCCAAGAGGATTAAGTATTCTTGAACGTTTAATTACGCTTTATGACCACTCACCACATCCAGAAGGAATGGAAATCCTGCTCGTTGACCCCAATGAAATTGGCACGGGCGCGCACAGTCCTCAACAGCCCGACCACCTGCTGGTGAATACCGTCGCCAGCCAAATCACGCTATTCGGTGACGAATCGGTCAAAAATAGCGGTCCTATTCGCCAAGGGCTTAATTTTTTTGAGTGGGCCAGAGCGAACGGCTATCGAAACAAAAACGGCGCTGAAATTCAGGAAAACGATTATCTTCCCCGTCGCCTGCTGGGCAAATATCTCGTCTGGGGATACCACGAAATTACCCGCAGCCTGCCGCACGATCTCGTGATCAGCCATCGACCATACCGCGCCGCCAATATGACGGTACAGAATAACGGAAAAACCACGATTGCTCTGCAAAGCGGGACGTGCGTCACGGCCGATTTTGTTTTTATCACCACCGGGCACGGCCACAATATGCTGTCCATTGATGATCACGTTCTGCTGCAATTCGTGGCTGCCAATCGCACGCACAATCCACATCTTCAGTATTTCAGCACGACTTATCCAACCACGATGCTGGACGACATCTCGCCGCAGTCACGAGTGCTGATTCAAGGCACGGGGCTTACCGCTTACGATGTGCTGTCGCAATTGACCTATGGTCGAGGGGGCGTATTCACCGAAGAGGAAGGCCGGTTGCGCTACACGCCCAGCGGACGCGAACCGGCTGTCGCCCTGTTCTCGCGTCAGGCGCTGCCGTTCAGTAGCCGCGGCCGTAACCAAAAGGGCGTAGGAGGGCAATACCATCCCGCATTCATCACCCTCACCGCCCTGGACGAACTTCGCCAACAGAATCTCCGCGATACGGGATCGTCGAAGCTGGATTTTGAAAAACAGGTTCTGCCTCTGCTGGTGAAAGAAATGTGCTACGTCTATCGCAGCACACTGGAGAAGCACTGGCCGGATGCCGCGAACTATCAGGAAGATCCCGCCGATCGTCAGTCTATCCTCACGCTGTTTTATCCACATCACGGGAAGTCATTCGCTTCGCTGCAGGACTACACCGAGTTCTTTATGGCGCATCTGATTGACGATCTTCACGCCGCGGAACAAGGCAATATCGAGGGTGCCGTCAAAGCGGCCACCGATGTGATTAGAGACGCGCGCGACATTCTGCGCAATGCGATCGATTTCGGCGGGTTGACCGGCGAATCTCATCAGCGTCTATTGGAACACTATGCGCCAATTTTTAACCGCATCGCGGTAGGGCCGCCGCTAGAGCGTAACCGTGAACTGCTGGCGCTAATGGAGGCGGGAGTGGTCAAGCTTGCGGGGGGCCTGCGTCAACACTGCTGCTCAATGCCCAATCGGGCTGTTTCGAGATTAAAAGCTCGTTTACCGATACGAACAGCCGGACGGAATTCGATGTACTGA
- a CDS encoding tautomerase family protein: protein MPYVNIKITREGATADQKKQLIEGATKLLVDVLNKNPSTTIVVIEEVETDNWGIGGVPVTELRKGK from the coding sequence ATGCCATACGTCAATATCAAAATTACACGGGAAGGCGCGACCGCCGACCAGAAAAAGCAGTTAATCGAAGGTGCGACAAAATTGTTGGTGGACGTTTTAAACAAGAACCCCAGCACAACCATCGTGGTGATTGAGGAAGTTGAAACGGATAATTGGGGAATTGGCGGCGTTCCCGTCACCGAGTTGAGAAAAGGAAAGTAA
- a CDS encoding Nramp family divalent metal transporter: MSESRVIASVSRTSRKIKLSLMGPAFITAIGYIDPGNFATNIQAGASYGYQLLWVVVWANLMAMLIQLLSAKLGIATGKNLAEHIRDRFPRPAVWAYWVQAEIIAMATDLAEFIGAAIGFKLLLGVSLLEGAILTGIATFLILMLQQRGQKPLEMVIGGLLLFVAAAYIVELIFSRPELASIARGMAIPSLPTSDAVLLAAGVLGATIMPHVIYLHSSLTQRKGNNTRSDRYASTKFDVAVAMTIAGFVNLAMMATAAAAFHFSGNTHVADLDQAYLTLKPLLGQAAATIFGLSLVIAGLSSTVVGTLAGQVVMQGFVHFRIPLWLRRAVTMLPSFVVILCGMDPTRVLVMSQVLLSFGIALALVPLLLFTNDRELMGDLVNSRWVKSIGWVIVAIVVTLNLYLLLGSLLGL; this comes from the coding sequence ATGTCGGAGAGTCGTGTTATCGCATCTGTCAGCCGCACATCCAGGAAGATCAAACTTTCCCTGATGGGGCCGGCCTTTATCACGGCGATCGGCTATATCGATCCCGGTAACTTCGCGACCAATATTCAGGCTGGGGCATCATACGGCTATCAGCTATTATGGGTGGTCGTTTGGGCTAACCTCATGGCGATGCTGATTCAGCTGCTTTCCGCCAAGTTGGGGATTGCGACCGGTAAAAATCTTGCCGAACATATTCGCGATCGCTTTCCTCGTCCTGCCGTTTGGGCCTATTGGGTGCAGGCGGAAATTATCGCGATGGCGACCGATCTGGCTGAGTTCATCGGCGCCGCTATTGGGTTCAAATTGCTGCTGGGCGTCTCTTTGCTGGAAGGCGCGATACTGACCGGTATTGCCACGTTCCTGATATTGATGCTGCAACAGCGCGGACAAAAGCCGCTGGAGATGGTGATAGGCGGTCTGCTGCTGTTTGTTGCGGCGGCCTATATCGTCGAGCTGATATTTTCTCGCCCTGAGCTGGCTTCTATCGCGCGTGGCATGGCAATCCCGAGCCTACCGACCTCCGACGCCGTGCTGCTGGCTGCTGGCGTGCTGGGGGCGACCATTATGCCGCACGTCATATATCTGCATTCGTCGTTGACGCAGCGCAAGGGAAACAATACCCGTAGCGATCGCTATGCTTCGACGAAGTTTGATGTGGCCGTAGCGATGACTATCGCTGGATTCGTCAACCTGGCCATGATGGCGACTGCGGCGGCAGCGTTTCACTTCAGCGGCAATACCCACGTCGCGGATTTGGATCAGGCATATTTAACGCTCAAACCGCTATTGGGACAGGCTGCCGCTACGATATTCGGCCTGAGTCTGGTCATTGCGGGACTGTCTTCGACAGTGGTGGGAACCCTGGCGGGGCAGGTGGTTATGCAGGGATTTGTCCACTTTAGAATTCCGCTGTGGCTGCGTCGAGCGGTGACCATGCTGCCGTCATTTGTCGTCATCCTGTGCGGTATGGACCCAACGCGGGTGCTCGTTATGAGTCAGGTACTGCTGAGCTTCGGTATTGCGCTGGCGCTGGTTCCGCTGCTGTTATTCACGAACGATCGCGAACTGATGGGCGATTTAGTCAATAGTCGGTGGGTAAAATCTATTGGCTGGGTTATCGTTGCCATAGTTGTGACGCTGAACCTCTATCTGCTGTTAGGTAGCCTGCTTGGTCTCTAA
- the grpE gene encoding nucleotide exchange factor GrpE, translating into MSSKEQKSPDEQVQDQKKAADAAVETPEAADPRDERIAELEAQLSELQQRERESVLRSRAESENIRRRAELDVEKAHKFALEKFAGEMLPVIDNLERALETADKSSDALTAMIEGVELTLKSLLSVVHKFGIEVVADVNVPFNPEIHQAMTMMESADHEPNHVMLVMQKGYTLNGRLLRPAMVAVSKAKE; encoded by the coding sequence ATGAGTAGTAAAGAGCAGAAGTCACCGGACGAACAGGTTCAGGATCAAAAGAAAGCAGCAGACGCCGCCGTTGAAACGCCAGAAGCCGCCGATCCCCGCGATGAACGTATCGCTGAACTGGAGGCGCAACTGAGCGAATTACAGCAACGTGAACGCGAGAGCGTGTTGCGTTCTCGCGCTGAGAGCGAGAACATTCGCCGCCGTGCGGAGCTGGATGTCGAAAAAGCACACAAATTCGCGCTGGAAAAATTCGCCGGTGAAATGTTGCCTGTGATCGATAACCTTGAACGTGCGCTGGAAACAGCAGACAAGTCTAGCGATGCGCTGACAGCCATGATAGAAGGGGTAGAACTGACGCTGAAATCCCTGCTTTCTGTCGTGCACAAGTTTGGTATTGAAGTTGTGGCGGATGTGAACGTGCCGTTCAACCCCGAAATTCATCAGGCGATGACGATGATGGAATCAGCCGATCATGAGCCTAATCACGTGATGCTGGTCATGCAGAAAGGCTACACCCTGAACGGTCGTCTGCTACGCCCGGCGATGGTGGCAGTGTCGAAAGCTAAGGAGTAA
- the nadK gene encoding NAD(+) kinase, producing the protein MNKTFNCIGIVGHPRHPSALATHEMLYKWLTGKGYSVILEQQIAQELNLSDAVTGSLAEVGQQADLAVVVGGDGNMLGAARVLSRYDISVIGVNRGNLGFLTDLDPDHAQQQLSDVLAGRYIRESRFMLEAQVCRANHMNSSSSAINEVVLHPGKVAHMIEFEVYIDDSFAFSQRSDGLIISTPTGSTAYSLSGGGPILSPSLEAIALVPMFPHTLSARPLVISNSSTIRLKFSQITNDLEISCDSQIALPIQEGEEVLIRRSPHHLNLIHPENYNYFNTLSSKLGWSKKLF; encoded by the coding sequence ATGAATAAAACATTTAACTGCATCGGTATCGTCGGTCATCCGCGACATCCTTCCGCCTTGGCCACACACGAAATGCTCTACAAATGGCTAACCGGTAAAGGATATTCCGTTATCCTCGAGCAACAGATCGCCCAGGAACTCAACCTCTCTGACGCCGTCACGGGTAGCCTGGCGGAAGTCGGGCAACAGGCCGATCTGGCCGTCGTGGTCGGGGGTGACGGAAACATGCTCGGCGCCGCGCGGGTGCTGTCCCGCTATGACATCAGCGTCATCGGCGTCAACCGGGGAAATCTCGGTTTTCTGACCGATCTCGACCCGGATCACGCCCAGCAGCAGCTAAGCGACGTCCTCGCCGGGCGCTATATTCGCGAAAGCCGGTTTATGCTGGAGGCTCAGGTCTGCCGTGCCAATCACATGAACAGTAGCAGCAGCGCCATCAACGAAGTCGTGCTTCATCCCGGCAAAGTCGCGCATATGATCGAGTTCGAGGTCTATATTGACGACAGTTTTGCCTTTTCACAGCGTTCAGACGGCTTGATTATCTCGACGCCTACGGGCTCCACCGCCTATTCCCTTTCCGGCGGCGGTCCAATCCTCAGTCCATCTCTGGAGGCGATCGCGCTGGTGCCAATGTTCCCTCATACGCTGTCCGCTCGCCCGTTAGTGATCAGCAACAGCAGTACGATAAGACTCAAATTTTCCCAAATCACCAATGACTTAGAGATAAGCTGCGATAGCCAGATCGCGCTTCCGATTCAGGAAGGCGAAGAGGTGCTGATTCGCCGCAGCCCTCACCATCTCAATCTTATCCATCCTGAAAATTACAATTATTTCAACACATTGAGCAGTAAATTGGGTTGGTCGAAAAAATTATTTTAA
- the recN gene encoding DNA repair protein RecN: MLAQLTISNFAIVRELEIDFQTGMSVITGETGAGKSIAIDALGLCLGNRADASMVRPGAARADICARFSLADTPAALEWLEHNQLDDSNECLLRRVVGADGRSRGFINGTAVPLSQLRELGQHLIQLHGQHAHQLLLKPEHQRYLLDAYADEPQLLSAMRETCRQWHQSCRELAQHQQAAIEREARRELLQYQLKELNEFVPQAGEYEQIDAEYKRLANSGQLQSLSQQTLHILSEGEEQNLLGMLHSARQKLTELVGLDESLSGILSFLDEAHIQISEASDELRHYSDRMELDPVRLYELEQRLSRQLSLSRKHHVAPEELPTFCQQLMNEQQLLDQQESDHEALSQVVHEYHQQALHTAEQLHTRRSQHAEALSQLITENMRELAMPHGHFSIHVTFATEHLNMTGADQIEFRVTTNPGQPHQQLAKVASGGELSRIALILQVITAQKMDTPALIFDEVDVGISGPTAAIVGKMLRQLGESTQVMCVTHLPQVAGCGHHHYFVSKQTDGSETETLMEPLGKRARLQELARLLGGSAVTKNTLANAKELLAA; this comes from the coding sequence ATGCTGGCTCAACTCACTATTAGTAACTTCGCCATCGTGCGCGAACTGGAGATTGATTTTCAGACAGGTATGAGCGTCATTACCGGAGAGACCGGGGCAGGCAAATCCATTGCGATTGATGCATTGGGTTTATGTCTCGGAAATCGCGCTGACGCCAGCATGGTCCGCCCTGGTGCGGCGCGCGCCGACATCTGCGCGCGGTTTTCTCTGGCTGATACGCCAGCCGCACTTGAGTGGCTGGAACATAACCAGTTAGATGACAGCAACGAATGTCTTCTCCGCCGGGTTGTGGGTGCCGATGGCCGCTCTCGCGGATTCATTAATGGCACTGCCGTGCCGCTTTCCCAACTCCGCGAACTGGGTCAGCATTTAATTCAGTTGCACGGTCAGCACGCGCATCAGCTGCTGCTGAAACCCGAACATCAGCGCTATTTGCTGGACGCTTATGCGGACGAACCGCAATTGCTGTCAGCAATGCGAGAAACTTGCCGTCAGTGGCACCAGAGCTGCCGGGAGCTAGCTCAGCACCAGCAAGCGGCCATTGAGCGGGAAGCACGACGCGAACTGCTGCAGTACCAGTTGAAAGAGTTGAACGAGTTTGTGCCTCAAGCTGGTGAATACGAACAGATTGACGCCGAGTACAAGCGTCTGGCAAACAGCGGGCAATTGCAGTCCCTGAGCCAACAGACGCTGCATATCCTCAGTGAAGGTGAAGAGCAAAATCTGCTTGGTATGCTGCACAGCGCCCGCCAAAAGCTGACGGAACTGGTTGGGCTGGACGAATCACTGTCTGGAATTCTGTCTTTTCTCGACGAAGCCCACATCCAGATCAGTGAAGCCAGCGATGAGCTGCGTCACTACAGCGACCGTATGGAGCTTGACCCTGTTCGTCTGTATGAACTGGAGCAACGGCTATCCCGCCAACTGTCGCTGTCTCGTAAACACCATGTCGCGCCGGAAGAGCTGCCGACGTTTTGCCAGCAACTGATGAATGAGCAACAGCTGCTGGACCAGCAGGAAAGCGATCATGAGGCCTTGAGTCAGGTAGTACATGAATATCACCAGCAGGCGCTGCATACCGCTGAACAGCTACATACTCGTCGTAGCCAACATGCGGAGGCGCTTTCACAGTTAATTACCGAAAACATGCGCGAACTGGCGATGCCTCACGGGCACTTCTCCATCCATGTCACCTTCGCGACTGAACATCTCAACATGACGGGTGCAGACCAGATTGAGTTTCGCGTCACAACGAACCCCGGGCAACCTCACCAACAATTGGCGAAGGTGGCGTCGGGAGGGGAACTTTCACGCATCGCGTTAATTCTGCAAGTTATCACCGCGCAGAAGATGGATACACCGGCGCTTATTTTCGATGAAGTGGACGTGGGAATTAGCGGACCAACCGCAGCGATCGTAGGGAAAATGTTGCGCCAACTGGGCGAGTCCACGCAGGTGATGTGCGTCACCCATTTACCGCAGGTCGCCGGTTGCGGGCACCATCATTACTTTGTGAGCAAACAGACGGACGGCTCAGAAACCGAAACACTGATGGAGCCTCTTGGCAAACGCGCCCGCCTTCAGGAGCTGGCCCGCCTGCTGGGGGGAAGCGCCGTGACTAAGAATACGTTGGCGAACGCAAAAGAGTTACTGGCCGCATAA